In Dama dama isolate Ldn47 chromosome 20, ASM3311817v1, whole genome shotgun sequence, a single window of DNA contains:
- the C20H1orf146 gene encoding protein SPO16 homolog: MAESDGKQKIKWTTTIIISSSLKSYEVAAALENRSHKVRYSDSVENGSIIFSLSGVAFLLMDARECFMSAEETFLAKIEKFINIHQNSFLVLSAALHGPEEWKLMFRIQQRFLGSNLRILPVHNTVNAINLMCTIAKITSKSYIDSICYRMITTKAYIIERSPVWKTLQKIKLSSDTFNPN; encoded by the exons ATGGCTGAAAGtgatggaaaacaaaaaataaaatggacaaccaccATTATTATTAGCTCATCTCTTAAG agttatgAAGTTGCAGCTGCCCTAGAAAATCGAAGCCACAAGGTTCGGTATTCAGATTCAGTGGAAAATGgatcaattatattttctctttcag GAGTTGCATTTTTATTGATGGATGCTAGAGAATGCTTTATGTCTGCTGAAGAAACATTTCTAGCCAAAATTGAGAAGTTTATTAACATTCACCAAAATAGTTTCTTGGTTCTGTCTGCTGCCCTGCATGGACCTGAAGAATGGAAACTGATGTTCAGGATTCAGCAGAG ATTCCTGGGTAGTAACTTACGGATACTTCCAGTACACAACACAGTAAATGCTATTAATCTTATGTGCACCATAGCTAAG ATCACCTCCAAATCATACATAGATAGCATCTGCTACAGAATGATAACAACTAAAGCTTACATCATTGAGCGAAGTCCTGTGTGGAAAACACTTCAGAAGATAAAACTGAGTAGTGATACATTTAACCCAAATTAG